A window of Sagittula sp. P11 genomic DNA:
GCGCTGGACCCACGCCAGATGCGCGTCGCATTCGGCACGGGCGCGCGCGAAGACCGTGCGCCGCGCCTCGTCGGCGTCGATCAGCTTGCCCTGTTCGCGCTCGAATGCCAACCGGGCGCGCTGGACCTTGACGATCTCGTGCAGCCGCTTCGCCTCGGCCAGCGTGGCAGTGCGGGTAGTGGCAGAGGGCGCGCCGCCCTTGTAGCGGCGGGCGGGATCGAGATTGGTCTCGATCCAGGCGAGCCCCTCGGCCACGTCGATCCGCCCGTCGCTGCGCACCGGCAGCCCCTCGGCCACCAGCTGCGAGATGCGGCCCTTGGTCAGCCCGACGCGGGCGGCGAAGGCGGTCTTGGTCTCGGTCCCGTCGAGTTTAGGCATGACCGGCCCTCACGCTGGCGACGCAATGCGCTGCGGGTCCCCACATACGGATCGGCGCAGGAGGAACCGCCCGGCGACCCGCGATCCGGCAAGCCCGACCGTTCCCGACGGTTCTGAAGTTCTCGCGACCCGTTCCGGGCGTCGCCGTCCGTTGACGAGTCGTCTGGTGGGTTTGGTGGAGATCAGGGGTTTGTTTCGGTCCGCACCTGAAAACTGTCACGTCATGCGTCGCGGCGTGATGCATAGCGTCACGTGTCGCGACCTTCCACGTCGCTGACACTTCGGGCGACAAACACAGATATCGGCCGGGACAAATCCACCAAAGCCACCAAACCCACCAGACGGATCGGGAATGAACGTCACGCATCGGCACGGCTCCGGAAAGTTTCAGAACCGTCGTTGACCGGCGCGGCGTCCGATGCCGCGTGTTCCAGCTGCCAGCGCGTGTGCCCTGCCGACACGCCCGCGTTGACGAGACGAAGCCCGCCCACAATCCGGTTCTGGTGCGACCCGATCCACTTCCCGAGCCGCCGGCCGTTGATCGCGCCGCCTTCGCCAGCGACCCGCAGCAGGGCCTCGCGGAACTCGGGATGCACGAACTCGGCGCGGCCGTAGAGCTGCGGTCGCTGCTCGGTTGCGCGCTCGATCACGTCGCGGACGTTGGCTGGTTGCAGGCCGATCACCTCGCGCCAGCCTTCCAGGACCGAAGTCAGCGCCTCGAGTTTCGGGTCGGCGCCGCGCAACTCCTCCATCGTGTCGCAGGGGTCGGCCTCGCCCAGCCAGATCAGGGCGTCGCGGACCCAGCGCGACCAGTCGGTGAAGGAGCCGAGCGGCGCGCGCTGCTGCGGTCGGCCGGCGATGTGGAAGGCGCGCAGGACAGTCAGCCCGGCCGAGACGTAGTCGCCGCGCCGCTCGGTCACCATGGCGAGGGGATCGCGGTCGAAGGCGCGCAGCTCGGGCCGCTCCACACCGGCGTCGAGCGTGGCGCGGAGCGCGCGGCGGGTCATGTCGCCCTCGAAGGTCAGGTTGTTGCCGGTGGCGAAGATGGCCGCGTTGCTCGGCACCTCGGCGTTGATCGACGTCCCGAGGATGCGGACCTTGAGGCTCGTCTGCGTCATGGTCTGGCAGAGAAGCTCGCCTCCCAGCGGTTCCTCGCAGTTGTCGATGGCGATCAGCACGTCGCCCGCGATCAGCGCCGCGCCCAGCCGCTTTTCCATCTCCTCCTGGGACTTGCCCTGTGCGATCACCGGCGCGGGGCGGCCGGTGGCGATCAGGCTCGCGAGGTCCACGAGCATGGACTTGCCCGTGCCCGCCGTCGGCGCGTTGAACCCGTGGAGCGGCGCCGTGGGTAGCGAGCGGCGCACCAGCGCGGTCAGAATGGCCGAGAGGGCGACGGCGCGATCTCCTTCCGTCACGAAAGGAAAGGTCGAGATCAGCTCCTTGAGGTAGGCCAGCGCGCGCAGCGCCATGTCCCGGTCGGGATCGCGCGGGAGCACCGGGAACTGGACGTCCTGCGGATCGAACAGCAGCCCGGTTTGCGCGTCGTAGTCCGGCAGATCGAGGATCGAGCCGTCGGCGCGCAGCGTGGGCGCATTGATGATCCCGGTCAGCACGGGCAGGCGCCATAGCCCTTCGCGGGCAAGGAACGTCTCCGCGATGCGATGCGGGCAGTCGGAGTTCACCCACTTCTCGGCGCGCTTGTCGAACCGCTTGAAGCAGACGACTCGCGTGAACGCTTCGGCCATGTGATGCGCCTTGACGTGGACGAGCCGCGGCGCGTCGATCTGGCGCCCGTCAGATATCGAGACCGGCACCATCGCCGGCCGAACGACCATGCTGCCGCGCTGATAGAAGCCCTGCTTCGCCTGGAGCAGCGCGCTCTCCGACATGTCGATGATGGAGGGCATGTATCCGGCGAAGAGGTAGACGATCGGCCGCCCGTCGTCGTCGTGCGTGGGCAGCTTGTCGTCCTCTTGCGACGCGGCAGCGTCACCATCTACAGCAGTTCGGGCGCGTTGCGGTTTCGCGGCCCGCCATCCGTTCTGCCGCGCGAGCCAGAAGAGCGTGCCCACGGTCACGCTGCGGACACCGGCGAAGCTGTCCCATTTCTCGGCAGTGTATTCCGGATCGTTCTTGTCCGCCCGCGCCGACCATCCCTCCCACAGGTCGCGACCGTCCGCTCCGAGAGCGGCGTAGAGTGCGAGCCCGACCTTGATCCAGTCGTCGTAGGGCAGGTCGTCGTTGGGGATGTGGGCGACGGCCTCCTCGACCAGCGCGCGCGACGGTGCCTGGTTCCGCTTGAGCCCTGCCGCCTTGCGGCCCTCGCGCTCGATCTCGCGGCGGTCGGCGCTGCTGTAGCCGCCGACCTTCCGCAGATACTTCTCGGCCGCGGCGATGAACGCCGCGCACCGCTCCTTGGTGACCGGCGGCAGCGCGTGCAGCGGCACGTCGAGCGGCGAGCACTCGGGCCAGTGATAGGGCGCCTTGGTGTCCGGGTGGATGCCGAAGGCCACGAACTGCTGCCCGGTCGCCAGCACCTCGACCCGCGCCACCGTGCCGTCGAGCATGTGGAACTCGGGCGACTGGATCTTGTCGAAAGGCTCGTCCGTCCGGAACGTCAGCAGGATCTTCGGCGCGCGCCCGATCCGGCAGGCGGGCGTCATGCCGAGCATCTCGGTCGCGATGCAGGTCACCCGGTGGGCGTGCTGGTGGTCGAGCACGTCGATGTCGATGCCGACCAGCGTCCCGCAGAGCAGGCCGGTATTGGTGCAGTTGCGCTGCGCCTTCGTCCAGCGCGCGATCTCGGCCTCGTCGGCGCTGGCGCAGACGGTCTCCCAGCCCTTCATCATCGGCCGCTTGCCCGCGGCCTTCATGGCGACATGCGCGCCCAGCACCGGCACCGGGCGATAGCCGTGGCGATGCAGCTGCAGGCGCAGTTCGGTCGGATCCTCCGGCGCGGCCGGGGCGGGCGCCGCGGTGGACGCATCCGCCGGTGCCTCGGCGCTGGCACTGTCCTCGGTCGTGCGAATGGCGTGCTCCACGGCTCAGTCCTCCAGTTCCCAGCCCGCGAAGTCGTCCAACTCGCATTCCGCCTCGCTGGCCAGGCAGCCCGAGACATGCGTCTGGCCGGCGTAGATGTGCGGGGTCAGACGCCGCGGATCGCGCCGCAGAGACCGGGTCGTCTGGAGATGGCAGTCCATTTCCGAGCGCAGACGATCCACCGCGGCAATGGTCTCGCGCGCGATCCGGCTGGTTTCGCTGTCGGGCGGGGCGGCGGCCAGAAGGCCCATCATGGCCCCGCGGCATGCCCGCAGCTTTTCGCCCAGCACGACGTGATCCCAGGGCGTGAACCGATAGAGCGGGTCCGTCATCGCGCGGCCTCCTGACGTTCGATCCAGTCGATGAGCTTCGATTTCCGCGCGCAGATCACGTTGCCCATGCGGAACGTTGGCATCCGCACCTTGGCCTCGCTGGCGTAGTAGTAGACCTTCCGCCGCGCCTTCGCGTCTCCGAAGACGAAAAGCGCGATGGCGTCCGCGCCCCGAAGCAGATCCTCGGCCAGCGTCGGGCAAACCTCTTCCGTGGCGGGTCCAGCCCGCAAATGCTCCTGCATGTCCTGTCCTCCTAGGTGCGGATCAGCGCGCCGAGCGCGATGATCGTTCTCTGACTGACGGCGAAGCTGATCATCGCGTCGCCGCCCTCGTGAAATCCGGATGCCTCCATCAACCTTCGCAGCTGCCCCTTCGGCGGGGCAAAGCTCGCGATCAGCACGGTCCTGTCGGGCATCAGCCCGTCGCTGGACCCGGCGAGGGAGACGGATGCGGTGTGAAACCGCCGCTCGACCTCGATCTTCATGAAGGGGAGCATCACGCCGCCGAGCGCCGCGTCGAGCGCCCCATCCCGCGCCGCCGCGATCAGCCCGGCCAGCATCTCCCCGAACGTCTTTACCTGCGTCAGCGCCCGCATGGGCTCGGGCAGCGGGAGCCAGGCGTCCTGCTCGTCCTCGGGCATCGTGTCCTGGCTGTGGAGGTCCTCGACGGGGAACTCCCAGAACCGCTGCGACGCCTCGACCGCGTCCTTCACCTGATCGGCCGCCATGATCGCGAGCAGCAGCCGGGCGCAATCCTCGGGCGTCATGTCGGCGGCGCCGGGCCCGCGCCCGCCGGTGGAGATCAGCCGCTCCTTCCGCAGCGCGCGCGCGATCACCGACACCGTCTGCTCGGGCATCGGCAGCACCTGCGCGAGAGTGGGGATGAGGTCGCTGAGCTTTGCCATCGCGGCGGGGTCTCCTGAGTCTGTTTCGGACTTTAGGTTCAAAACCTCTGGCGCACAAGAGAGTTTCGGACTAAAAATCCATTACTGGCTTCCGAGGCGGTCGGTTTCGCCTCGCTATGCCGGAAGAAGAATGGCAATGCGGAAGGCTGACGATGCCCAACGCATTGTTAGGGATAGGGAAAGTCGGATGGCCACGATCCGGAAGAGAACGCTGCCCTCGGGCCTGGTGCGCTGGCAGGTGGATTTCACTGACCAAGCCGGCAAGCGCCGCTCGAAGCTGTTCCCGCGCCGGAAGGATGCCGACGTCTATCTCGTCAAGGTCCGCTCGCTCGTCGCCAACAACACCTATCTGGCCGACAGCGAGAGCATCACCGTGGCCGACGCCGCCAAGGCGTGGCTCGACCACTGCGAGGTGCGGTGCAAGACGGGGCGGCGGATGGAGCGGTCCACGCTCCGCGGCTACAGCGACTATGTTCGGCTGCACATCACGGTTCCCGAAATCGGGATCGGGGACAAGCTGATCGTCCAGCTGACCCGCCGCCATGTGAACGAGTTCCGCGACCGGCTGCTGCTGAACGGCCGGTCCGAGCATCTGACGCGGCGCGCGCTCTCGGTGCTGAAGCTCATCCTCGACCACGCCATCGACAACGGCCAGCTCTTCACCAACGCTGCGCAGGGCGTGCGGGTGATCAAGTCGAGCCGGATCGACTACAAGGCGCCGGTGCCGTCGAAGGAGACGATCCGCGCGCTGATCGAGGCGGCCGACGAGGACTTCAAACCGCACCTGATCGTCTCGGCGCTGACCGGCCTGCGCGCCTCGGAACTGCGCGGCCTGCGCTGGCGGGACGTCGATTTCGACAAGGGCTTCATCCACGTGCGCCAACGCGCCGACGCCTACAACCAGATGGGCGAGCCGAAATCGCGCGCGGGCTATCGCGACATTCCGGCCGGGCCGATGGTGCTGAACGCCCTGCGCCGCTGGAAACTGCGTTGTCCGAAAAGCGACCTCGGACTGGTGTTCCCCGCGCCGCGCGGTGGCGTTCTCCAGCACACCAACACGCAGTCCCGGTTCCGCAAGCTGCAGGAGGACATCGGCGTGAAGCTGCGCTGGCACGACCTGCGCCATTTCGCGGTGTCGCTCTGGATCGAGCAGGGCTTCTCGATCAAGGAGGTGATGACCTTCGCAGGCCATTCCTCGATCCAGATGACCATGGAGCGCTACGGCCACCTGTTCCCGTCGCCCGACCACCAGAATGCCATGGCCGAGGTCGAGGCCAAGCTGCTGGGGTGATCGATTCCGAGTGGCGGCTGCTGGATGCTTCGCCCGGTGCACCCGTATGGCCGGGATCGGCCCTCACCAACGCCCCTGTGGCGGGGCTTGGGGCCGCTCTACCGAAATGGCTCAGGCTCATAGGCCGCCTTAGCCACCACCTTGCTGGCATCCCCGCGGGATCGATAGCGGCCAATCATGTCGCCGCTGGCGGCGTCGTCGACCTCCTGCACCCGATAGAGCGTCAGGCTCTTGTCGCTGTTTCGCTTGAGCTGGAAGACCCGGCCATTCTTGCGGCAATAGAAGAATTTCGAGCCCTTGATCTGGGTCCATGGACAATCGGCGTAGGACAGGAGCCGCCGCTCCCGCTCCAGTCGCGCCTCTTCCGACCGCCGCTCGGTCTCCGCACGCTCCTCGTCGCGCAAGCGCTGCCACTGCGCGCCGACATAATCCGATATGCGCCCGATGATGGCGGGCACTTCCGTGCCAGCCTCTTTCTCGGCCTGGTAGATGGCCAGACATTCGGCCTCGAGCTTCGGTTCCGGATCTCCGAGGTATTCCTCCTCGATCATGGCCTTCATGCGCTGCTCGAGATCGGTCATCGTCAGAGCCGGACCAGGAAGGCCATTCAGGAAGGCGAGCATGTCGTCCTTCGGGATCCAGCAGTCTATCGCCGAGGCCAGGACCTTGTCCCGCGGGCCTTCCCACTTCCTCCAGACGGAGCTGTCCTGATCGAGTTTCGTGACGATCTCGAGGGCCAGTTTGGCGAGGGACCGCTGCTCTCGCATGTGGCGCAGGGAGGGGCTGCGCACGTAATCCGCCAGTAGGCTGAAAACTTCCGAGGTTCGCTGATTCATGAACATGCGGCTTTCCCGTTTCTTCCCAATGATTTGCGTCCGCTCCGTGCGACACGACGCCGACGTCGCCCACCCAAAATCTCTCTAAATATTTGCTTTTGAAAGACTATTCCGGCCCCCTCGGGTTGCCTCATAACCTGAAGGTCGTAGGTTCAAATCCTACCCCCGCAACCAAATTCAGAATGCCAGAACATCAATGAAAGCCTCCTTCGTGAGGCTTTTGTGTTTTGTGCAGCCCCATATACCGAAACCAGTGGCTATCCGCGCCAGATTTTTTCGCGACGCGGTTGACCTGCCACTGAACTTTCATCCAGCCACGACCGGAGCCCGGTTAGTGTTTACGCCGGTTGGCGCAGGTTGAGCAATCGCCCGGCGCGCGGAGCTTTCATCTCGCGCAGCGGGGCGGGCGATTGCGGTGGTCAGGGTCCGCGCGTAGGCAGCCGGGGTCTGGTAATCCAAGGCCGAATGGGGGCGCTCGGTGTTGTAGTCCGTAGCCCAGGCTGCGATCACGATCCGCGCATGGGCCAGATTGCGGAACATGGTCTCGTTGAGCAGCTCGTCGCGCATCCGGCCGTTGAAGCTTTCGACGAAACCGTTCTGCATCGGCTTGCCCGGCGCGATGTCGTGCCATTCGACCCGGTGCTCGGAACACCACCGCAGGATCGCGTTACTGGTCAGCTCCGTCCCATTATCGCTGACAATCATGCCGGGCTTGCCGCGGCGCTCGATCAGGGCCGTCAGTTCACGCGCGACACGGCGCCCTGAGATCGAGGTGTCCGGGATCGCCGCCAGGCATTCCCGGGTGACGTCGTCGACCACGTTGAGCACGCGGAAGCGCTGGCCGTTGGCGAACTGGTCATGGACGAAATCCAATGACCAACGGGCGTTCGGTCGCGCCTCGACCAGGATCGGTGCCCGCGTTCCGACCGCCTTGCGCCGCGCCTTCCGCTTGCGCACCGTCAGCCCTTCTTCGCGGTAGAGCCGATAGATCCGATTGATCCCCGAGGGCTCGCCCTCGCGGCGCAGCAGCACGAACAGGCGCCGGTAGCCGAACCGCCGACGCTCGTTGGCCAGGTCCCGCAACCGGCCGCGCAGAACCGTGTCCGGCGCGCGCTGAGATCGATAGCGGATCATCGTGCGATCCGCGCCGACGATGTGGCAGGCCCGCCGTTCCGACAGGCCATGCTCAGCCTGAAGATAGGCGACGACTTCGCGCTTCACCGCGGGCCCTACCACTTTTTTGAAACCAGATCCTTCATCGCCGCCAGATCCAGCATCTGTTCGGCCAGAAGCTTCTTCAACTTGGCGTTCTCATCCTCAAGCGCCTTCAGCCGCTTGGCCTCTGATACCGTCATGCCACCGAACTTGGCCTTCCAGTTGTAGAAGGTGCCTTCCGACATGCCGTGCTTGCGGCATAGATCGGCGCACTTCGCGCCGGCCTCATGCTCGGCCAGGATGCCGATGATCTGCTCGTCCGTGAATCTCGTTCGCTTCATTGTCCGTCCTCAGGTTGGGCCGGACTCTAATCGACGGTGGAGGAAAAATCCCGTGGCAGGTCATGCCACACGTGGATGACAGGCTGTCATTGCGCAGGGGCCGGACAGGCTCTTCTCGATCTGCGCTTGCAGCGAATGGCGACTTCGCTTCCGATCCCGAAACAGCTATGGAGCCGCGTATGGCACCACATGGCGCGTTTGAGCACACAGGAGGTGTACTTGCTGAGGAAACTCGCCCTTACAGTGGAGCCCGTTGACCGCGAGACGCTCCCGTCGCTGTTCTCGCGCATGGCAATCCTGAATGGAACAGACGCTGCCAGCTTCGCCCTCGATCTCGGGACCACCTTTCGGCGTATCCTGGAGCAGGACGAAGAGGCCGTCGCGATTTTCTCAGAACGCGCAGGGCTGTCGGCCACGCAGCTCGCCGAGTTGCTCTCCTGGACAGGTAAACGCATCGGGGACGTCCGGATGCGGTTTCGGAAGGAGGTCTTCGTCTCGCGGGCCCTGCGAAACCCGATCATTCGGGGCTGTCCACTTTGCATGCGTGAGCATGCAGCCGATCAGCCCCATCCGTTGCGGCAAATTGCCTTGCGGGGCGACTGGCTCTGCAGAGGTGTTGATATCTGCCACAAGCACCTCCATCTCCTCGTTCCCTTGTGGTCCAGCGCGCGCCCCATCGAACGGGATGATATTGGAGCGAGATTGGCGGAGATCCTGCCAGACCTGCGAGCAGGATCATTTGACTGCGTGCGCATCGATCCTACCGACTATGACCTTTGGCTTGATAAGCGTCTATCGCAGGGTATCGCTGCGGACAAAACATGGCTGGCCTCACAGCCGGTGTTTCCGGTGATCACAATCTCTGAGTTTATCGGTGGAGCCTTGCTGCGCAAACAGGGTGAGGCCCCGGACGACCGGCGCGCCAAGGCCACGGGCTTTACCTTTGTCTCGCAAGGCCCTGATGGGCTCCGAGCGGCTCTGGACATCCTTATGCGCTCTCAGGACGGTGGCTACATCGTGAATCAGGGCGAATTGGGTCCGCTCCTCCGACACCTTAGGGGCAGCTATCTTGATGACGATGCCTTTGCGGTCTTTCGCGAAATCCTTCGTGACTATTTTCTGGAAATATGGCCGTTGGCGCCAGGTGATGAACTTCTCGGACATACCGTCACAGAGCGGCGTCTCCACTCCCTTACAACAGCATCCAAGGAAACCGGCATCGGGCCGGCTGTCTTGGATGACCTCCTGAAAGAAGCAGGCGCGTTCGCGCCCAGTGACGCGCGTGCCGATGCCCGCAAGACCTTTGACGCGAAGGCCTGGCAGCACATTCTTGATGAAATCCCGACATTGGTAGGCCCACTTGCGCTACGACGAGCCATCGGCGCGACCCTGGCCGAATTGAACGGGTTGAAGGCAGACGGTGTCCTCGTCCCGAGGACCAAAGTTGCAACGATCAAATCGCCTTGGCGTATTGCGGATGGCCAAGCTCTTCTTGAGGAGTTGCAGGCCTATGCGCAGCCGGTTGCCCCAGATGAGCCAGGGTGGGAGACGATCCAACTCGTTCACAAGCGGCTGGACCTTCCTGTTGGAGAGATCATTGCGGCCATCCGGACGGGTTCTCTGCGCCTTGGTCAGCGTCCTGATGTGTTCGGTTACCACGGGCTTGTGGTGGAAATCACTGAAGTTACTGCGCTCAAGGCGAAGGTCGCCCCGAAGCGCAAGCCATCGACCAACCAGGGAGAGATGACAGCAGCGGCCTTCGCCCGGTCGGCGGGTATTCGGGGGAAAGCTCAATTCCTGGCTCTGATCGAAGGTGGCCACACGCCTGCGATGCTGGTTGTGAATCCTACGACCAGGCGTCGAGAATGGCGCATGAGCCGCGACGACATCGCTGCGTTTGAGGCCAACTACACGACACCATCGATGCTGTCGGCCGAAACTGGTGCGCATTTGAACACAATTCGGGCCGTTTTGCAGAGCGAAGGTATCGAGCCGTTCCGACCGAACGGCCTGAATGTCGGACCGGTCTATCTTCGCAACGCTGTCGAGCCGGTTGTGGCACTCCTGAAATCTCAGGAGCGAAAGTGACCGCTAGCCACCGATTATGCTGAAACACCTGTCTATCTCAGTGTGCTAGCAGAAACCTTCGATACGTCACCCCAAGCCTCTTGACAGGGGGTGTGCATGAAAGCCGCCGCAACGTGCAAGCTTATGGTGCATTGGCACCGCGAAGACAGACAAGTGGCGATCCCTGAAGGACTCGAACCCTCAACCTGCTGATTAGAAGTCAGCTGCTCTATCCAGTTGAGCTAAGGGACCGCTGCGATGTCTTTAATCCGATTGCGCAGGCAAACTCAAAGCGAAATCGATAGGGAGATGGACGATATGTCGTTCCGCGCCGGGCGCCGTCAGAAGGCGTGAAGCGTGGTGCGGGCGGGCTCCGTCCGGGCGACGACCTTGCCGTTCGAGATGACGGCCAGCCGGGCGGGGCGCAGGCGCAGCGCCTCGACCGGGTCGGGCGCGTCGAGCACGACAAACGAGGCGCGTTTGCCCGTCTCAAGGCCGAAGTCGAGGCCCATGATCTCTGCCGGCGTGTCGGTGACCATGGTGAAGGCCGCGCGCATCTGGTCCGGCGCGGTCATCAGCGCGACGTGCAGGCCCATGTGCGCCACGTCGAGCATGTCGCCCGATCCCAGCGGATACCACGGGTCCTTCACGCAGTCCTGCCCGAAGGCAACGGTCACGCCGGCGGCGCGCAGCTCCGGCACGCGGGTCAGGCCGCGCCGCTTCGGATAGCTGTCCATGCGACCCTGGAGGGTGATGTTGATCAGCGGGTTGGGGATCGCGGCGACCTGCGCCTCGGCGATCAGCGGCAGGAGCTTGGCGACGTAGTAATTGTCCATGGAGTGCATGGAGGTCAGGTGGCTGCCCGCGGTGCGGCCCTGCAGGCCGAAGCGGATAGTCTCTGCCGCCAGCGTCTCGATATGGCGGGAGAGGGGATCGTCGGATTCGTCGCAATGCAGGTCCACCCGCAGGCCCCGTTCGGCAGCGAGCGTGCAGGCGGCGGTGACGGAGGCGGCGCCATCGGCCATGGTGCGTTCGAAATGCGGAATGCCGCCCACCACGTCGACGCCCGCGTCCAGCGCGCGGACGACCTGATCCTCGGCACCGGGGGTGCGGTACCAGCCGTCCTGCGGGAAGGCGACCAGTTGCAGGTCGAGCACGTCCTTTACCGTCTCGCGAACCTCCAGCAGCGCCTCGACCGTGTTGAAGGTTTCGTCGGTGACATCGACGTGGGAGCGGATGGCGAGGACGCCCTTGCCCACCGCCTCGCGGCAATAGGTGAGGGCACGGGTGACGATGCCCTCCTTCGACTGGAGGCGCTTCAGCTCGCCCCAGAGACCGATGCCTTCCAGCAGCGTGCCGGAGGCGTTCACCCTTGGCCGCCCGTAGGACAGCGTGGCGTCCATGTGGAAATGCACGTCGCAGAAGGGGGCAGAGACCAGCTTGCCCGTGGCGTCGATGATCTCTCCCGCCTCGGCGGTGATGCCGGGTTCGATGGCGGTGATGCGGTCGCCGGTGATCGCGATGTCCGCCTGCGTGCCGTCCGGAAGGGTGCCGCCCCTGACGAGAATGTCCATCGGCGTCTCCTTATGCCGTGATCGTGTGGGCCGCGTCCGACGGCCAGCTCAGCCAGAAGCGCTGGCCGGGTTCGGGAGAGAGCCGTTCCAGCGCCTCCTCCGAGACCTGCGCCTTCAGCTCCTGGCCTTCCGCCCCTTCGAAATAGCAGATGATGCCGGTGCCCGCGAACTCCTCCGACAGGAATTCGGCAGGGATGGAAGGCGCGTCCGGCTGTGTCGCGCTGACTTGCATCCGGTCGGCGGCGACGACGATCTCCTGTCCCGGGGCGTCGCCCGGCAGGATGTTGTTGCGGCCCACGAACTCTGCCACGAAGCGGGACCTCGGCGCGCGGTAGACCTCTTTCGGCTGGCCGATCTGGGCGATCTCGCCGTGGCCCATGATGACCACGCGGTCGGCCATGGCGAAGGCTTCGGACTGCGAGTGCGTCACGTAGACGAAGGTGATGCCGAGTTCGCGCTGGAGCCGGGTCAGCACGCCCTGCATCCGGATCACGAGGTGTGCGTCGAGCGCCGAGAGAGGTTCGTCCAGAAGCAGGATCTTCGGCTCGGTCACGAGGCTCCGGGCAAGGGCGACGCGCTGGCGCTGGCCGCCGGACAGTTCGTCGATGCGGCGCTTCTCGAACCCTTTCAGGCCCATGCGGTCGAGCCAGAGCATCGCGCGCCCGTGCCGGTCCTGCGCCGTGACGCCGCGCATCTTCAGCCCGAACTCGACGTTTTCCTTCACGTTGAGGAAAGGAAACAGCGCCAGCGACTGCCAGACCATCGGCGTGTCGCGCTCGTGCACGGCCACGTTGTTCATCACCTGCCCGTCGATGGTGATCGTTCCCTCGGTCGGGGTCTCCAGCCCGGCGAGCATCCTGAGCGTCGTGGTCTTGCCACAGCCCGACGGCCCCATGATGGCGACGAACTCTCCGCGGCCGATGTCGAGGTCGATGCCTTTCACCGCCTCGAAGCCCTTGTAGGATTTGCGGACGCCGGAGAAGCGGACAAGCGGATCGGTGGTCATGTGCGGCTTTTCTTCAGGATCAGGAGCTGGGCGGCGATCACCAGCGTCATGGAGGTCAGGAAGACCACCGTGCCGATGGCGTTGATCTGCGGATCGACGTTGCCCTGCAGGATTTCGAGGATCATGACCGGGACGGTCTTGTTCAGGCCCGAGACGAACCACGACACGACGAATTCGTCGAAGGATACGGCGGCGGTCAGGCAGAAGGCGGAGATGAGTGCGGGCAGGCAGAAGGGCACGACCACGGTCTGCATGGCGCGCCACGGCGAGGCGCCGAGGTTCCACGCTGCGGATTCAAGCGCCGGGTCCATCTGTTGCAGGCGCATCCGGCAGATCGCCATGGCAAAGGGCGCGCCCATCACGGTGTGGGCGATGACGATACCGGGAAGCGTGCCCGACAGTCCCATCCGCCCGAGCCACGCCAGCATCGCCAGCCCCATGATGACAAGCGGAATGGTCGGCGGCAGCAGGGCGAGGGCGATGTAGGCGGGTTTCCAGCGGAAGTTGTAGCGGAAGTCGGTGTAGGCAGTGGCGAAGCCGAGGACGGTGGAAAGCGCCGCGGCGGACAGCGCCACGATCAGCGAGTTGCTGAAGGCCGTCCAGACCTCGGGCCGCGAAAACGCGGTCTCGTACCAGTGTGTCGTGAAGTGGCCCAGCGGCACGGTCGGGAAGCGGTCCGAGT
This region includes:
- a CDS encoding cytosine deaminase is translated as MDILVRGGTLPDGTQADIAITGDRITAIEPGITAEAGEIIDATGKLVSAPFCDVHFHMDATLSYGRPRVNASGTLLEGIGLWGELKRLQSKEGIVTRALTYCREAVGKGVLAIRSHVDVTDETFNTVEALLEVRETVKDVLDLQLVAFPQDGWYRTPGAEDQVVRALDAGVDVVGGIPHFERTMADGAASVTAACTLAAERGLRVDLHCDESDDPLSRHIETLAAETIRFGLQGRTAGSHLTSMHSMDNYYVAKLLPLIAEAQVAAIPNPLINITLQGRMDSYPKRRGLTRVPELRAAGVTVAFGQDCVKDPWYPLGSGDMLDVAHMGLHVALMTAPDQMRAAFTMVTDTPAEIMGLDFGLETGKRASFVVLDAPDPVEALRLRPARLAVISNGKVVARTEPARTTLHAF
- a CDS encoding ABC transporter ATP-binding protein, with product MTTDPLVRFSGVRKSYKGFEAVKGIDLDIGRGEFVAIMGPSGCGKTTTLRMLAGLETPTEGTITIDGQVMNNVAVHERDTPMVWQSLALFPFLNVKENVEFGLKMRGVTAQDRHGRAMLWLDRMGLKGFEKRRIDELSGGQRQRVALARSLVTEPKILLLDEPLSALDAHLVIRMQGVLTRLQRELGITFVYVTHSQSEAFAMADRVVIMGHGEIAQIGQPKEVYRAPRSRFVAEFVGRNNILPGDAPGQEIVVAADRMQVSATQPDAPSIPAEFLSEEFAGTGIICYFEGAEGQELKAQVSEEALERLSPEPGQRFWLSWPSDAAHTITA
- a CDS encoding ABC transporter permease, whose amino-acid sequence is MKPGDILSRLYLAALFAFVFAPIVTSMIFSFNSDRFPTVPLGHFTTHWYETAFSRPEVWTAFSNSLIVALSAAALSTVLGFATAYTDFRYNFRWKPAYIALALLPPTIPLVIMGLAMLAWLGRMGLSGTLPGIVIAHTVMGAPFAMAICRMRLQQMDPALESAAWNLGASPWRAMQTVVVPFCLPALISAFCLTAAVSFDEFVVSWFVSGLNKTVPVMILEILQGNVDPQINAIGTVVFLTSMTLVIAAQLLILKKSRT